The Vibrio rhizosphaerae genome contains the following window.
TCAAAAACAAAATCGGCGTCACTGGGTAAGCCATATTTGAAGCCGAACGATTCAAAGACAATAATTAAATGTTTGCGCTCTCTTCCTTCGACCCGCATACGAATCGTTTCACTCAGCTCGTGAATCGATTTGTTGGTACTGTCGAGCAGCATATCGGCTTGTTTTTTCAGTGGTGCAAGGATCTGCTTTTCCTGAGCAATGGCTTGTGCCAGCGTCAGCGTATTGTTGTGTAACGAAAGGGGATGAATTCGGCGCGTTTCACTATAGCGTTTGAGCAGGGCATCCTCGGTCGCATCAAGGAAGAGCACATTCACCGTGTATGAAACAGCCTCTTTCAGCGACCGGAAGGTTTCGCTGAGCAAGGATGGATCATGCGGTAAGTTGCGGATATCAATACTCACCGCTACATTCTGTTTGCTGCCCTGAACCGATTGAAGAAAGGCTTCTAACAAATCGATAGGGAGGTTATCGACACAATAGTATCCAAGATCTTCCAGCACCCTTAAAGCAACACTTTTGCCGGCACCGGATTGACCACTAACAACAATTAAGCGCATCGTGACATACTCAGTAAATCAAGACTGGTTCGTCATAATATCATAAAGTTCTTGATCGTTTTCAGCTTTACGAAGTTGCTTTAACACTTGTTTGTCATTCAGTCGTTCAGCCATTTGAGCGAGAGTTTTTAAATGGGCTTGGCATTGCTCTTCAGGGACAAACAGGGCAAACAGGATATCGACAGGCCGATTATCGATAGCATCAAAATCGATAGGCTCTTCACATTGAATGAGAACTGCAACTGCATTTTCACTGAATGTCATTCTTGCATGTGGGATGGCGATGCCGTTACCGATACCGGTACTGCCAACTTTTTCTCGGGAGAGCATATTTTCAAACAGTTCAGTTGCATTTTGCCCCGTATAACTGGCCGCAATTTCACTGATGATTTCTAACGCGCGTTTTTTGCTCGAACATTGGACTGCACTTTTCGTGCAGTCCAGAGACAGAACTTCATTGAGTTGCATGATTAATGACTACTTAATTTTTCTTTATGCTTATTCAGCTGACGGACTAACTTGTCAACCAGACTATCGATTGCGGCATACATGTTTTCATCTTCAGCGGTTGCATGAATTTCCCCCTGATTAACATGAAGCGTTGCTTCAGCGACTTGTTGAAGTTTTTTTTCAACCCGTAAAATGACCTGTATGCTGTTGATATGGTCAAAAAAACGCTCAAGTTTATCAAATTTTGAGTGAACATAGTCTTGCATTGAATCGGTCAGATCAATGTGGTGGCCATTAATATTGATTTGCATAGACTTTCCTTCTCTGTTGGGCCTTTATAGCAGGCGTTTACGCTGACTCGATGGGGATATACCCAAAGACTCTCGGTACTTTGCAATGGTACGTCTAGCGACCTGAATCCCCTGATCAGCTAGTAGTGTTGCAATTTTACTGTCACTGAGTGGTTTCGCTGGATTTTCTGCGGCAACCAGTTTTTTGATCAGTGCACGAATTGCGGTTGATGAACATTCTCCACCATTGTCTGTGCTTACGTGGCTAGAGAAAAAGTACTTCAGCTCGAATATGCCCCGAGGGGTATGCATAAACTTTTGGGTTGTGACCCGCGAGATGGTTGATTCATGCATGTCAACGGCAAGGGCGACATCATTCAGAACCATCGGTTTCATTGCTTCTTCCCCATACTCGAAGAAATCGTGCTGATGTTCAACTATACACTTGGCAACTTTGAGCAACGTCTCGTTTCGACTTTCTAAACTTTTAATTAACCATTTTGCTTCTTGTAAATTTGTTCGGATATAATTACTGTCTGCGCCATTTCCCCGTCCCAGTTCTGCGTATTGCTGATTGATTTTTAATCTTGGCATACTGTCCGGATTGATAGCGACGACCCACTTGCCCCGATCTTTGAAGACCGACACATCCGGAATGACATATTCGGCATGCTCCGCATTAATATCATTCCCGGGGCGTGGGTTGAGTTCTTGAATGAGTTGCAAAGCGGCGCGTAATTCGTCTTCTTTGAGCTTTGCTTCTTTTTGGATCAACTTATAATCCCGGTTGCCTAATTGATCGATATGGTCAGTCAGCAGGCGTTTGGCTTCGTCAAGCCACGGGGTATCACTTGGATATGTTGCCAGTTGCAATAACAGACAATCCTGTAGATTCAATGATGCGACGCCCAGAGGATCAAATTGCTGAATACGTTTTCTGACCGCCTCGACTTCATCCAGCTCGATATCGTCATCTTCTTCACTTCTGACACTTTCCAGAATATCTTCAAGAGAGAGCGTCAGATAGCCGTAGTCATCTATCGCATCGATGAGCGCCAGTGCAATCGCTCGATCCGTATCACTGAAGGGCGTTAAATCTAATTGCCACAGTAGGTAATCTTGTAGCGTTTGGGTCGTTTCCCCCTGATAGACGGGGGTATCTTCATCGAGTGAAATTCCGGTACTGCCTGTATTGGCACTGTAGACATCATCCCAAGTCGTATCGATTTCAAGTTCATTGCTGATTTCTGATTTTTCAATCATTTCCGAACTATCTTGTGGTTCAGGTTCTGCATCAGCGATATCAGCCGTAGTTTCTTTTGATATTTCGGTTTTGTCTTCTTGGGAATGAACGTCATCTTGCGCATCTTCAACATCAAGTAGCGGATTGGAATCGAGCGCTTCTTGGATCTCCTGTTGGAGATCCAAAGTCGAAAGTTGCAGCAATCGAATCGCTTGCTGCAACTGAGGTGTCATGGCTAATTGTTGGCCTAACTTGAGTTGTAGTGACGGTTTCATTCAGTTTCGATTGCCTTATTCTGTGTTGCCGTATTCTGGTGTCTGTCTGATTTAAATCCCGTGCTTACTTTAATCATAGACGGAATTGTTCACCGAGATAAACCTGTTTGACCTGCTCGTTATTGAGAACTTCTTGCGGTGTTCCTTCCGCGATAAGCTTACCTTGGCTTACGATATAGGCTTTTTCACAAACATCCAAGGTTTCCCTGACATTATGGTCAGTAATCAAAACACCAAGCCCCCGATCCCGGAGGT
Protein-coding sequences here:
- the rapZ gene encoding RNase adapter RapZ, producing MRLIVVSGQSGAGKSVALRVLEDLGYYCVDNLPIDLLEAFLQSVQGSKQNVAVSIDIRNLPHDPSLLSETFRSLKEAVSYTVNVLFLDATEDALLKRYSETRRIHPLSLHNNTLTLAQAIAQEKQILAPLKKQADMLLDSTNKSIHELSETIRMRVEGRERKHLIIVFESFGFKYGLPSDADFVFDVRFLPNPHWQPELRAFTGLDAPVKSFLEQQTEVIDMRQHIQSFIDYWLPSLEKNNRSYLTIAIGCTGGKHRSVYLTQQIGEYFSQLGHQVQIRHTSLEKNTP
- the ptsN gene encoding PTS IIA-like nitrogen regulatory protein PtsN, with the translated sequence MQLNEVLSLDCTKSAVQCSSKKRALEIISEIAASYTGQNATELFENMLSREKVGSTGIGNGIAIPHARMTFSENAVAVLIQCEEPIDFDAIDNRPVDILFALFVPEEQCQAHLKTLAQMAERLNDKQVLKQLRKAENDQELYDIMTNQS
- the hpf gene encoding ribosome hibernation promoting factor — protein: MQININGHHIDLTDSMQDYVHSKFDKLERFFDHINSIQVILRVEKKLQQVAEATLHVNQGEIHATAEDENMYAAIDSLVDKLVRQLNKHKEKLSSH
- a CDS encoding RNA polymerase factor sigma-54 encodes the protein MKPSLQLKLGQQLAMTPQLQQAIRLLQLSTLDLQQEIQEALDSNPLLDVEDAQDDVHSQEDKTEISKETTADIADAEPEPQDSSEMIEKSEISNELEIDTTWDDVYSANTGSTGISLDEDTPVYQGETTQTLQDYLLWQLDLTPFSDTDRAIALALIDAIDDYGYLTLSLEDILESVRSEEDDDIELDEVEAVRKRIQQFDPLGVASLNLQDCLLLQLATYPSDTPWLDEAKRLLTDHIDQLGNRDYKLIQKEAKLKEDELRAALQLIQELNPRPGNDINAEHAEYVIPDVSVFKDRGKWVVAINPDSMPRLKINQQYAELGRGNGADSNYIRTNLQEAKWLIKSLESRNETLLKVAKCIVEHQHDFFEYGEEAMKPMVLNDVALAVDMHESTISRVTTQKFMHTPRGIFELKYFFSSHVSTDNGGECSSTAIRALIKKLVAAENPAKPLSDSKIATLLADQGIQVARRTIAKYRESLGISPSSQRKRLL